The Gillisia sp. Hel_I_86 genome has a segment encoding these proteins:
- a CDS encoding DegT/DnrJ/EryC1/StrS family aminotransferase, which yields MIPVTYPFLPPQEKYQEYLNGIWKRNWLTNMGPLSSDLEMKLKKHLNLNHLLFVTNGTVALQMAIKALQLRGEIITTPFSFVATTSSIVWEGCQPVFVDIDKDSLNLDATKIEAAVTENTSAILATHVYGNPCDVEAIQKIADKHNLKVIYDGAHAFGVEVNGKSIFEYGDISICSLHATKLYHSIEGGLVVTKNADLLKKLAYIRNFGISSPDTFVELGINGKNSEFHAAMGLVNLDFIEEIHRKRKELTEAYDAGLANLKAFKPKWNKNATENYAYYSIVLESEALLLKLKERLDAHEIFTRRYFYPSLASALPYIETQALTTTDSLSRRVLCLPLYYDLTLEEVELICRLMLRIQNN from the coding sequence ATGATACCAGTTACCTATCCCTTTTTGCCGCCGCAGGAGAAATATCAAGAATACCTTAATGGAATTTGGAAACGTAACTGGCTCACCAATATGGGGCCTTTATCTAGTGATTTGGAAATGAAATTAAAAAAACATTTAAACCTCAATCACTTGTTATTTGTTACCAACGGTACGGTAGCTTTACAAATGGCTATAAAAGCATTGCAATTAAGAGGCGAAATAATCACTACGCCATTTTCATTTGTGGCAACTACCAGTAGTATCGTCTGGGAAGGCTGCCAACCGGTTTTTGTGGATATAGACAAAGACTCTTTGAACCTTGATGCTACAAAAATAGAAGCAGCTGTTACAGAAAACACTTCCGCGATTTTGGCAACCCACGTATATGGAAATCCTTGCGATGTAGAAGCCATACAAAAGATAGCCGATAAGCACAACTTAAAGGTGATCTATGATGGGGCGCATGCATTTGGAGTGGAAGTAAATGGCAAGTCTATTTTTGAATATGGGGACATCTCTATTTGCTCTTTGCATGCTACAAAATTGTACCACTCGATTGAAGGTGGTTTGGTTGTAACTAAAAATGCCGATTTATTAAAAAAACTGGCTTATATCCGGAATTTTGGAATTTCAAGTCCTGATACTTTTGTCGAATTAGGGATAAATGGGAAAAACTCAGAGTTTCATGCGGCGATGGGCCTGGTAAACCTTGATTTTATTGAAGAGATCCACCGTAAACGTAAAGAATTAACTGAGGCCTATGATGCTGGTTTGGCAAACTTAAAAGCTTTTAAGCCAAAATGGAATAAAAATGCAACTGAAAATTATGCCTATTATTCAATAGTATTAGAATCTGAAGCTTTACTTCTAAAGCTAAAAGAGAGATTAGATGCACATGAAATATTCACAAGACGATATTTCTACCCAAGTTTGGCAAGTGCCTTACCCTATATAGAAACACAGGCTCTAACAACAACTGACAGCCTTTCCAGACGAGTGCTGTGTTTGCCTTTGTATTATGATTTAACTTTAGAAGAGGTTGAATTAATTTGTCGCTTAATGTTAAGGATCCAAAATAATTAA
- a CDS encoding O-antigen polymerase, with protein MDKDVLPTHNFEEDSIFLFILYTALLAPFLIMTLYLKPFRFIEALPRGEIFNIIIAFLAVGALFSIIYLTPYAIASLSISASEVRRSLSETIVLPQSILTTIAVGFPTFYFAYAFIFYVTIIQKRGIIIKILMLLGVLSFVVNVFTFAGRDGVLFSSFALVLGYFFFEPLLKVSTKKTLKKIFILSISFALFLIIGITAERFSNSETLDMRGLKVGIVGYLGMQPYIFNDWVNYNDVFNHGHSSFKMIVDFFGIGNAPVKVNNQPYTWMFGTFLTSFYAISGFSSLLLVTFGFWFYFKSRIKLIRQNRYYPLGVYFFLGFFFHFVISGMFYFRLGNSGGNLFMLLSILAVFLFRKRKIKF; from the coding sequence ATGGATAAAGATGTATTACCTACTCATAATTTTGAAGAGGATAGCATTTTTTTATTTATCCTTTATACGGCTCTCCTTGCTCCATTTCTTATTATGACATTATATTTAAAACCTTTTAGATTTATTGAGGCATTGCCGAGGGGCGAAATATTTAATATTATAATAGCATTTCTGGCTGTAGGAGCATTGTTTTCAATTATTTATTTAACACCTTACGCTATAGCCTCGTTGTCCATTTCCGCGAGCGAGGTGCGGCGTTCTCTTAGCGAAACTATTGTACTTCCTCAAAGTATTTTAACCACAATAGCTGTTGGTTTTCCAACCTTTTACTTTGCTTATGCCTTTATCTTTTATGTAACCATAATCCAAAAAAGAGGAATTATTATAAAAATTCTGATGCTTTTAGGTGTTTTAAGCTTCGTTGTAAATGTTTTTACTTTTGCAGGAAGGGATGGAGTATTGTTTAGCAGCTTTGCTTTAGTTTTAGGTTATTTTTTCTTTGAACCTTTATTAAAAGTAAGTACCAAAAAAACACTCAAAAAAATATTTATTCTAAGTATTTCGTTTGCATTATTTCTTATAATTGGTATTACAGCAGAACGCTTTAGTAATTCTGAAACTCTTGATATGCGGGGTCTCAAAGTTGGAATTGTTGGTTATTTAGGGATGCAACCGTACATTTTCAATGATTGGGTAAATTATAATGATGTATTTAATCATGGTCATAGTAGTTTTAAAATGATAGTTGATTTTTTTGGGATTGGTAACGCTCCTGTAAAAGTTAATAATCAACCCTATACCTGGATGTTTGGTACATTTCTCACTTCATTTTATGCCATTTCAGGATTTTCATCTTTATTATTAGTAACTTTTGGTTTTTGGTTTTATTTTAAATCAAGAATTAAATTAATACGGCAAAACAGGTACTACCCCTTGGGAGTTTATTTCTTTTTAGGCTTCTTTTTTCATTTTGTTATTTCGGGAATGTTTTATTTCCGGTTGGGTAATAGTGGTGGCAATTTATTTATGTTATTAAGTATATTAGCTGTTTTTTTGTTCCGTAAAAGAAAAATTAAATTTTGA
- a CDS encoding bi-domain-containing oxidoreductase, with translation MKQIIQSFKTGATILEEVPAPQVKRGQVLIQTTKSLVSLGTERMLVEFGKSNLISKARQQPDKVKQVLDKIKTEGLLPTLEAVFNKLGEPLPLGYCNVGKVIGVGEGVSEFQVGDRVASNGQHAEFVSVPKNLVAHIPKNISDEEAAFTVIGSIGLQGIRLLNPTFGETIVVTGLGLIGLLTVQMLLANGCRVIGIDIDQSKLDLAKQWGVIPINPKQSDVVKEVTELTQGVGADGVIITASAKTDAIISQAAQMSRKRGRIVLVGVIGLNLSRAEFYEKELSFQVSCSYGPGRYDEDYEARGIDYPLPFVRWTEKRNFEAILQAIASGNLKVKGLITEQIPLEDYMKIYGEIGSSRSIASILTYPEEIQLTPAHTIALRDKKYEGSKGVIGVIGSGNFTKMTMLPALKDSGADYKHIASQGGVSGTAIAQKHGFSHSTTNYKDILNDHDVDLVLITTRHHLHAPMVIDSLEAGKHVFVEKPLALNAEELDKIIAAHEQAGSSLTVGFNRRFSPHARKMKELVGNSVMNVIATMNAGNIPANVWVHDMQVGGGRIIGEACHFMDLITFLTGSKIKSVCMNAMGINPEETTDNASILLQYENGSTGVINYFSNGSKAYSKERVEVYSQERTLVMDNFRVTRGYGFKGFSKLKTKLDKGHKAQFTEIIAAVKKGGSPMIPMDELVNTTRASFAAIESLKQKAWIEVK, from the coding sequence ATGAAACAAATCATCCAATCCTTTAAAACAGGAGCCACCATATTAGAAGAAGTCCCCGCGCCGCAAGTTAAACGCGGACAAGTGCTTATACAAACCACCAAAAGCTTGGTTTCCCTAGGGACAGAACGCATGCTGGTAGAATTTGGTAAGTCCAACCTTATCTCCAAAGCCCGCCAACAACCCGATAAGGTAAAACAGGTACTCGATAAAATAAAAACAGAAGGCTTGTTACCTACGTTGGAAGCAGTTTTTAATAAACTGGGAGAACCTTTGCCACTTGGATATTGCAACGTGGGGAAAGTAATTGGCGTGGGAGAGGGCGTTTCAGAATTTCAAGTTGGGGATAGGGTAGCTTCCAACGGGCAGCATGCAGAGTTTGTAAGTGTCCCTAAAAATCTGGTAGCACATATTCCCAAAAATATTAGTGATGAAGAAGCTGCCTTTACGGTTATTGGTTCCATTGGCTTACAAGGAATTCGCCTGTTAAATCCAACTTTTGGGGAAACTATAGTTGTAACCGGCTTAGGCTTAATAGGCCTCTTAACAGTACAAATGTTGTTGGCCAATGGCTGTAGGGTTATAGGGATCGATATAGATCAATCTAAGCTGGATTTGGCAAAACAATGGGGCGTAATCCCTATCAACCCAAAGCAAAGTGATGTTGTAAAGGAAGTGACAGAGCTTACTCAAGGTGTGGGTGCCGATGGGGTGATTATCACCGCTTCTGCCAAAACAGATGCAATAATTTCACAAGCCGCACAAATGTCGCGCAAACGCGGCCGAATTGTGTTGGTAGGTGTTATTGGATTAAACCTTAGCCGCGCAGAATTTTATGAAAAGGAATTAAGTTTCCAGGTTTCCTGTTCCTACGGCCCGGGTCGTTATGACGAAGATTACGAAGCCAGGGGAATCGACTATCCTTTGCCCTTTGTGCGCTGGACGGAGAAACGCAATTTCGAAGCGATACTTCAAGCCATTGCTTCAGGGAATTTGAAAGTAAAAGGACTCATTACCGAGCAAATCCCCTTAGAAGATTATATGAAGATATATGGGGAGATAGGCAGCAGCCGTTCCATCGCCTCTATTCTTACTTATCCGGAAGAAATTCAGCTCACACCAGCTCACACCATAGCCTTACGTGATAAAAAATATGAGGGCAGTAAAGGTGTTATTGGGGTTATTGGTTCGGGTAATTTCACCAAGATGACCATGTTACCTGCGCTTAAAGACAGCGGTGCAGACTATAAACATATTGCCAGCCAAGGCGGGGTAAGCGGTACCGCGATCGCTCAAAAACACGGCTTTAGCCATTCTACCACCAATTATAAAGATATCTTAAACGATCATGATGTAGATCTGGTTTTAATCACCACGCGACATCATTTACATGCGCCCATGGTTATTGATAGTTTGGAAGCCGGGAAACACGTTTTTGTAGAAAAACCTTTGGCTTTAAATGCTGAGGAATTGGACAAAATTATTGCAGCTCATGAGCAAGCCGGCAGCAGTTTGACCGTAGGCTTTAACAGGAGGTTTTCTCCTCACGCCCGCAAAATGAAAGAACTCGTGGGCAATTCTGTCATGAACGTGATAGCCACTATGAATGCCGGAAACATTCCTGCAAATGTATGGGTGCATGACATGCAAGTGGGTGGGGGAAGAATAATAGGTGAAGCCTGCCACTTTATGGATTTGATTACTTTTTTAACGGGAAGTAAGATAAAGTCGGTTTGTATGAATGCTATGGGCATAAACCCCGAAGAAACCACCGATAATGCTTCCATTTTACTGCAATATGAAAATGGTTCCACAGGAGTCATCAATTATTTCTCCAATGGTTCCAAGGCTTATTCTAAAGAGAGGGTAGAAGTTTATAGCCAGGAGCGCACCTTAGTTATGGACAATTTCAGAGTAACTCGTGGCTATGGTTTTAAAGGTTTTAGCAAATTAAAGACAAAACTGGACAAAGGCCACAAAGCCCAGTTTACTGAAATTATTGCTGCCGTAAAGAAAGGCGGAAGTCCCATGATCCCCATGGATGAATTGGTAAATACCACTCGAGCTTCCTTTGCAGCTATAGAAAGTTTAAAGCAAAAAGCCTGGATAGAAGTTAAATAG
- a CDS encoding glycosyltransferase produces the protein MSPLEKSPCVSVVMITYSHEKYIREAIESVLMQECDFEVELIVADDKSPDNTEAIVKDIINQHPKGNWIRYIKHEVNKGMMPNFIWALNQAKGKYTALCEGDDYWIDPLKLQKQVNFLESNPAYNFSVGRVLTIDETGKTNQIHEFANPEKRKTYTLQDYITYRFSQTSSFFFRNKYVFPKVFYKTFSGDQALVIAATKDKKIYYHNDVFSHYRINSQSVSYRANPEKRYKQMLAFWDNVNTFTNSKYPLSISMNSLLIESGYKSKLNFFYKIQNIVVKSLFLLRVKFIYKFKEIFSGL, from the coding sequence ATGTCACCCTTAGAGAAAAGCCCATGTGTTAGCGTAGTTATGATTACCTACAGTCATGAGAAGTATATAAGAGAAGCCATTGAAAGCGTTTTAATGCAAGAATGTGATTTTGAAGTGGAGCTTATTGTGGCCGATGATAAATCACCAGATAATACCGAAGCCATAGTTAAAGACATTATTAATCAACATCCTAAGGGGAATTGGATAAGGTACATCAAGCATGAAGTAAACAAAGGTATGATGCCAAATTTTATTTGGGCTTTAAACCAAGCAAAAGGCAAATACACAGCTTTATGTGAAGGCGATGACTATTGGATAGATCCGTTGAAGTTACAGAAACAGGTGAACTTTTTAGAATCCAATCCAGCTTATAATTTTTCTGTAGGGAGGGTATTAACCATAGACGAAACTGGTAAAACTAATCAAATTCATGAATTTGCAAATCCTGAAAAACGTAAGACCTATACGCTACAAGATTATATTACCTATAGATTCTCACAAACATCCAGTTTCTTTTTCAGAAACAAATACGTTTTTCCAAAAGTATTTTACAAAACATTTAGTGGAGATCAGGCGCTAGTAATTGCTGCTACTAAGGATAAAAAAATTTATTATCATAACGATGTTTTTTCGCATTATAGGATAAATAGCCAAAGCGTAAGTTATAGGGCAAACCCCGAGAAAAGATATAAGCAAATGTTAGCATTTTGGGATAATGTAAACACTTTTACGAATAGCAAATATCCCCTCTCTATTTCTATGAATTCCTTGCTCATAGAAAGTGGTTATAAGTCTAAATTAAATTTCTTTTATAAAATTCAAAATATTGTAGTCAAAAGTCTGTTTTTATTACGGGTAAAATTTATTTATAAGTTTAAAGAAATTTTCAGTGGATTATAA
- a CDS encoding ATP-binding protein, whose protein sequence is MNFSVPKNIHTRAPYLEKVQPFIGQNIIKVLTGQRRVGKSYLLFQIIQWIKENDNAAAIVYINKEDLAFSFIKTATDLNEYILSKKAKSGRTYVFIDEVQDIENFGDALRSLLLQNDLDLYCTGSNANLLSGDIAGHLSGRYIAIEVYSLSYPEFLAFHNLTEEAESLDKYLKYGGLPYLIHLELKDEIVFEYLKNIYQSIVYRDIINRYAIRNVNFLEQLVLFLAAHTGSIFSAKKISDFLKSQRIKMAPNQVQNYIQHLVNAFLIHKVGRYDLVGKRMFEIGEKYYFENLGIRNGLWGYRLEDRGKIMENLVYNHLVFKGYKVQVGMLGRKEVDFIAEKKGEKIYVQVALSLNDPATIEREFGNLKQIEDNYPKKVVTMEGFSGNSVTGIAVQSLRNFLTS, encoded by the coding sequence ATGAATTTTTCAGTTCCAAAGAATATACATACCCGGGCTCCCTATTTAGAAAAAGTGCAACCTTTTATAGGGCAGAATATTATCAAGGTACTAACGGGTCAACGTCGTGTAGGTAAAAGCTACTTACTTTTTCAAATCATACAATGGATTAAAGAAAATGACAATGCTGCGGCAATTGTTTATATCAATAAAGAAGATCTCGCTTTTTCATTTATAAAAACTGCAACAGATTTAAATGAATATATACTTTCTAAAAAAGCAAAATCGGGAAGAACTTATGTTTTTATAGATGAGGTTCAGGATATTGAAAATTTTGGGGATGCCCTGCGCTCCCTGTTACTTCAAAACGATCTCGACCTGTATTGCACTGGCAGTAATGCCAATTTATTATCTGGTGATATCGCGGGGCATCTTAGCGGAAGGTATATCGCGATAGAGGTGTATAGTCTTTCCTATCCTGAATTTTTAGCTTTTCACAACCTGACAGAGGAGGCTGAAAGTTTGGACAAATATCTTAAATATGGCGGTCTACCTTATTTAATTCATTTAGAACTGAAAGATGAAATTGTATTTGAGTATTTAAAGAATATTTATCAGAGCATTGTGTACCGGGATATTATTAATCGTTATGCCATTCGTAATGTTAATTTTCTGGAACAATTGGTTTTGTTTTTAGCGGCGCATACCGGTAGTATATTTTCCGCAAAAAAAATAAGTGATTTTTTAAAATCCCAGCGCATAAAAATGGCCCCCAACCAGGTACAAAATTATATACAACACCTGGTGAATGCCTTTCTAATCCATAAAGTTGGGCGATACGATTTAGTTGGAAAACGCATGTTCGAGATAGGCGAAAAATATTATTTTGAAAACCTGGGAATTCGTAACGGGCTTTGGGGCTATAGGTTGGAAGACCGGGGAAAAATCATGGAAAACCTGGTATATAACCATCTGGTTTTTAAAGGGTATAAAGTGCAGGTAGGAATGCTGGGGCGCAAAGAAGTAGATTTTATAGCAGAAAAAAAAGGTGAGAAAATATATGTGCAGGTAGCTTTGAGCTTAAACGATCCCGCAACAATAGAACGGGAATTTGGGAATTTAAAACAAATTGAAGACAACTATCCAAAAAAAGTGGTGACTATGGAGGGCTTTTCCGGGAATTCAGTGACCGGGATCGCGGTCCAGTCACTTAGAAATTTTTTAACAAGTTAA
- a CDS encoding DUF433 domain-containing protein — MINYKEYITIDPNKRFGKPVLLGTRISVYDVLNWLANGMTKKEILNDFPELNENSIHACLSFAANRENRIRVAS, encoded by the coding sequence ATGATCAATTATAAAGAATATATAACAATAGACCCAAACAAGAGATTTGGTAAACCTGTTTTATTGGGTACTAGGATTTCTGTATATGATGTTTTAAATTGGCTGGCCAATGGGATGACCAAAAAGGAAATTTTAAATGACTTTCCAGAATTGAATGAAAATAGCATCCACGCTTGTTTATCGTTTGCAGCGAACAGGGAAAATAGAATTAGGGTTGCCTCGTGA
- a CDS encoding glycosyltransferase family 4 protein, with protein sequence MVRFSIDATNIKAGGGLTHLKQLVENNSVKNDSIELIGGIWLKDIIDQDNVSKIIFKNDFKNIVTQEYFKKFKLEDFLKRSDIAFIPGGTFSSKKVDYVSMSQNMLVFENLERNRFPISITWLRYILLEKLQIKSFINAKGIIYISEYAKNFIENKYPILREKKSIVIYHGISDDFRQEPKEQLPLSQYTEDKPFKLTYISIVNFYKHQWNVIEAIKKLKKDDFNIELNIIGPIYEPVREKFEKSLEGTETYVNYKGKVPYLEISNTYKSSDLFIFASTCENMPNILVEAMSAGLPILSSNYGPMPEILKDAGVYMDPTDVDSIYSNLKKMILDENLRAQVAKKAYTYSQDFSWEKTSKETFDFIKEVGQENKFK encoded by the coding sequence ATGGTTCGATTTTCAATAGATGCCACAAACATTAAAGCTGGAGGCGGTCTAACGCACCTGAAGCAGCTTGTAGAAAACAACTCGGTAAAAAATGATTCTATTGAATTAATTGGAGGCATTTGGCTAAAAGATATTATAGATCAAGATAATGTTTCAAAAATCATTTTTAAAAATGATTTTAAGAATATTGTTACTCAGGAATATTTTAAAAAATTTAAGTTAGAAGATTTTTTAAAAAGAAGCGATATAGCTTTTATTCCTGGAGGTACATTTTCATCTAAAAAAGTGGATTACGTAAGTATGTCTCAAAATATGTTAGTTTTTGAAAATTTGGAAAGAAATAGATTTCCTATATCCATAACTTGGTTACGCTATATCCTATTGGAGAAATTACAAATCAAGTCTTTTATAAATGCCAAAGGCATTATATATATTTCAGAATATGCGAAAAATTTTATAGAAAACAAATATCCGATACTGAGAGAAAAAAAATCTATAGTAATCTACCACGGTATTTCAGATGATTTTAGGCAAGAACCAAAAGAGCAATTACCCTTATCTCAATATACTGAAGATAAGCCTTTTAAATTAACCTATATATCCATTGTGAATTTTTATAAACATCAATGGAATGTGATTGAGGCTATCAAAAAATTAAAGAAGGATGACTTTAATATAGAGTTGAACATTATTGGGCCAATTTATGAGCCGGTTAGAGAAAAATTTGAAAAGTCATTAGAAGGAACCGAAACGTATGTAAATTATAAAGGTAAAGTTCCATATCTCGAGATATCGAACACATATAAAAGTTCTGATTTGTTTATTTTTGCCTCTACTTGTGAAAATATGCCAAACATTTTGGTGGAAGCAATGTCTGCTGGCTTACCTATATTATCCTCTAATTATGGGCCGATGCCGGAAATTTTAAAAGATGCTGGCGTTTATATGGATCCCACTGATGTCGATAGTATTTATTCAAATCTAAAAAAAATGATTTTAGACGAAAATTTAAGAGCTCAAGTTGCTAAAAAGGCATATACATATTCCCAAGATTTTTCATGGGAGAAAACTTCAAAAGAAACCTTTGATTTTATAAAGGAGGTAGGACAAGAAAATAAATTTAAATAA
- a CDS encoding acetyltransferase, with protein MLVIGAKGFAKEVLEILHQNNQLNNLHFFDDVNKNIGEYLFDTFPIINSYTHAKTLFKEVAPDFTIGVGNPTVRRKLYQCFVVLGGELTSVISKNAEIGSYDIFIGKGCNILPSAVVANGSILGKGCLIYYNAMVTHDCILGDFVELAPGATILGRVEIGDNCHIGANATLLPNVKIGANVVVGAGAVVTKNLPDNCVAVGIPAKIIKKH; from the coding sequence ATGTTGGTTATAGGAGCAAAAGGCTTTGCTAAAGAGGTATTGGAAATTTTACATCAAAATAATCAATTAAATAATTTACATTTTTTTGATGATGTTAATAAAAATATCGGGGAATATCTATTTGATACTTTTCCAATTATAAATTCGTATACTCATGCCAAAACATTATTTAAGGAGGTTGCCCCCGACTTTACTATTGGTGTAGGAAATCCGACAGTAAGGCGAAAATTGTATCAATGTTTTGTGGTACTGGGGGGTGAATTAACTTCGGTAATTAGTAAAAATGCCGAGATTGGCTCTTATGATATTTTTATAGGCAAAGGATGTAATATCTTACCCAGCGCTGTAGTGGCCAACGGTTCTATTTTAGGAAAAGGTTGTTTAATATATTACAATGCCATGGTAACCCATGACTGCATCCTTGGTGACTTTGTCGAGCTTGCTCCTGGGGCCACGATTTTAGGGAGGGTAGAAATAGGAGATAATTGTCATATTGGAGCAAATGCCACCCTACTTCCTAATGTAAAAATAGGAGCAAATGTTGTTGTGGGGGCGGGCGCCGTAGTGACTAAGAACTTACCGGATAATTGCGTAGCAGTTGGGATTCCGGCAAAAATTATAAAAAAGCATTAA
- a CDS encoding lipopolysaccharide biosynthesis protein gives MSLRKQTLSGLIWTFIDTFLVSGLFFVAMIYIARILGPKEFGLIGMISVFIAIGTSLVDSGLSSSIVRTKDADNRDFSTVFYLNLGMSFVVYLVLFLAAPWIADFFSQPILSGVIRLYCFSFIISAFSAVQLAQLNREMQFQKIAKYNVPGTLIGIAVGVILSLYGYGVWSIVWMYLTKQLVQSLILWIFSTWKPTLYFSKEKMKYHYGFGYKLMLSGLLNTVFDNIYNIVIGRYYTVQSVGYFERARTFNLYPVSTLTSIISRVTYPLLAKIQDEKERISKVYKQLLQFSFFITAPLMLGAAAIAAPLFELVLGEQWMPAVTFFQILCLSSIFIPIHSFNLNVLKVFGRSDLFLRLEIYKKLTVVIAIAISLPFGVIGLVWSSVATSFIALLINTYYSQDLINYKTGRQLLDMLPTFLIAGLVAVLMFVLVYKLKSYSLWLQIILPSIVGVLVYFGTSIILKRPSLQFGLELIKPNK, from the coding sequence ATGTCGCTAAGGAAACAGACGTTGTCGGGTTTAATTTGGACTTTTATTGATACATTTTTGGTTAGTGGTCTTTTCTTTGTAGCTATGATTTATATAGCGCGGATATTGGGACCTAAAGAATTTGGTCTTATAGGAATGATATCAGTCTTCATTGCAATTGGCACTTCGCTTGTGGACAGTGGATTATCATCCTCTATTGTAAGGACAAAAGACGCAGACAACCGTGATTTTTCCACAGTTTTTTATCTAAACCTGGGGATGAGTTTTGTTGTATACCTGGTTCTATTTCTGGCTGCACCCTGGATAGCCGATTTTTTTAGCCAGCCAATTTTGAGTGGCGTAATTCGCTTGTATTGTTTTAGTTTCATAATTTCAGCTTTTTCTGCGGTTCAGTTGGCGCAGTTAAACAGAGAAATGCAATTTCAGAAAATCGCTAAGTATAATGTTCCGGGAACTCTCATAGGTATAGCTGTAGGCGTAATATTAAGCCTTTACGGCTACGGGGTTTGGAGCATAGTATGGATGTATTTGACCAAACAACTAGTCCAATCATTGATATTGTGGATATTTTCTACCTGGAAGCCTACCCTATATTTTTCAAAAGAGAAGATGAAGTATCATTATGGGTTTGGGTATAAATTGATGCTCTCAGGATTATTGAATACAGTCTTTGATAATATCTATAATATAGTAATAGGTCGTTATTATACGGTACAAAGCGTAGGGTATTTTGAGCGGGCCAGAACTTTTAATCTGTATCCGGTAAGTACTTTGACAAGCATTATTAGCCGAGTAACTTATCCTTTACTGGCAAAAATACAAGATGAAAAGGAGAGAATTTCCAAAGTTTATAAACAACTTTTGCAATTTTCATTTTTTATAACGGCACCATTAATGTTGGGTGCTGCGGCAATTGCGGCCCCATTATTTGAGTTGGTACTGGGAGAACAATGGATGCCGGCAGTAACATTTTTTCAGATATTGTGTCTTTCCAGTATCTTTATACCCATTCATTCTTTTAATTTGAATGTTTTAAAAGTATTTGGAAGGAGCGACTTATTCTTGCGCCTGGAAATATATAAAAAACTAACGGTCGTGATTGCCATAGCAATTTCATTGCCTTTTGGCGTAATTGGTTTGGTATGGAGCAGTGTGGCTACTTCTTTTATTGCACTTTTAATAAATACATATTACAGTCAGGATTTAATAAATTATAAAACAGGAAGACAACTTTTGGATATGTTGCCAACATTTTTAATTGCCGGCTTAGTGGCCGTACTTATGTTTGTGCTGGTTTACAAACTAAAATCTTATTCCTTATGGCTGCAAATAATTTTGCCTTCCATTGTTGGAGTATTAGTGTATTTTGGAACCAGCATAATTTTAAAAAGGCCCTCTTTACAATTTGGCCTCGAACTAATTAAACCTAATAAATAA
- a CDS encoding GxxExxY protein, translating into MEPKIENQICTIILDQAFKIHTELGPGLLESVYEKCLQYELIQAGYIAESQVPVPMNYKTIRFEAGFRIDLLVENKVLVEIKSIENLAPVHFAQTLTYIKMKNIKLGLLINFNTKRLKDGIHRVANGL; encoded by the coding sequence ATGGAACCAAAAATAGAAAACCAGATTTGCACGATCATTTTGGATCAAGCATTTAAAATTCATACAGAACTTGGACCCGGACTATTGGAGTCGGTTTATGAAAAATGTTTACAATACGAATTGATCCAAGCAGGATATATTGCAGAATCACAGGTTCCAGTTCCGATGAATTACAAAACAATACGATTTGAAGCTGGGTTTCGAATTGATTTACTGGTAGAAAACAAAGTTTTGGTAGAAATAAAATCAATAGAAAATCTTGCTCCAGTTCATTTCGCACAAACTTTGACCTATATTAAAATGAAAAATATAAAACTTGGTTTATTAATTAATTTCAACACAAAAAGGTTGAAAGATGGAATTCATCGGGTAGCGAATGGGCTGTAG